In the genome of Candidatus Pristimantibacillus lignocellulolyticus, the window ATACGGTAGTATAACAGCGAAATAACTGTTGGATAAATGCATATCTCTAACTAGAATCAATAAAGGAATAAGAATGATTTGCATTGGAATAAACATACCTGATGTCATAAAGATTTTAGCTATTTCTGAACCTTTCCAACGCATTCTGGCAGCAGCGTAAGAGAACATCAAAGATAATATTACCGTCAAGATTACTGTACCAATTGAAACAATCATACTATTTTTAAAGAAACCGACGAGATCGAATGTATTGAAAGCATTCGTGTAATTCTCAAATCTCCATTCCGTCGGGATACCAAAAACGTTTGTCGAAAATATTTCTTCATTGTTTTTGAAGGAGTAGAATAACAACCACACAAGCGGATAAATACTTACGATAAAAAACAACCCGAGCGGACCGTAGACTAATGTGTTTTTAGCGAATTGATTAAGCTTCATGTGATCCTCCCATTAATAAACGATTTTCTCGCGTGCAATAAAACGATTAATTAGAATCGTGAATAATAGACATTCAATGACTAATAATGTTGCAGCTGCAGATCCATATCCATATTCACCCGAACGGAAGGCTGCTTTATACATCATAAATGTTAAGGTGTATGAGATATTACCTGGACCACCGTTTGTCATAACAAACATGTTTTGGAACGCGTTTAAACCACCTGTAATTGCAATAATTAAACAGAATTTATAAGTTTCCCCTAACAACGGAATTGTAATTTTCCAATGTGATCTCCAGAATGATGCACCATCTATTGTAGCTGCTTCATATAATTGCTCTGGAATCGACTTAATAGCGGTATATATGAGTACTAAGTGAATACCGATATTTGCCCATGCGTTTGTAAATGCGATTGCCCAAATCGAACCGTTCTTATCACTTAACCATGATTGCTGATAATCAATACCCAATAAATTAAATAAGCTATTTATTAATCCGCCTTCAGCATTGTACATTGCGATCCATAGTTGAGAGACTACAACTCCTGACAGTACAACTGGAACAAAATATGATGTGCGAAGTAATTTTCGTAGTTTTAATTTCTTATTACTTAATGCAATAGCTAACAATGTTCCTAATCCCATTTGGTATACAACTAACACTAAAGCAAAGATTAATCCGTTTTTTAAAGAAACCCAAAAATCATCATCATCTAACAAACGAATATAATTATCTAGTCCACTAAATACTGCCGGCGATAATCCATCCCAAGTGAAAAAACTTTTCTGAAACGTTTGTAAAATTGGAAAGATAACCATAACAGAAAAGAATATTAATGTTGGTACTGTAAAGACAATAACAGCTAAGTTATATTTCTGTTTTGATGTCATAAAGCCTCCCTGATTATAAACAGGTTGCCTTAATCAACAAAGGCAACCTGATTAATACTTGCTAATTATTTTCTTGAGTTCTCAATTGCTTTCACCATTTTTTCAACAACTTTATCTGCCGATTCTCCAGATAATAATACTTGAGCAATATCTTCAGCTTCAGTTTTTAACTTAGCATTTTCAATTCCCCATGCGAAGCTAGTCATTGTCTTAAAGTTTTTAGAATCATCAGCATACTGTTGTTGTAATGGAGTTAATCCATTAACCGGCACAACTTCTTCTACTAGAATAGAGTTAGGGTCAGCCAACAACAATACTCTTTGTTTTGCAAATTCAAGTGCGAATAGTGCAGCATACTTACTAGCTACTTCAGGGTGTTTCGTGTTTTTTGCAACAGAGAATCCTTGATTGAATCCACCACCACTTACGTTCCATTTCACTGCTTCTTCTTGACCAGCATCAGAGAATGGAGTATATAGAATACCAACACTATCACCCATTACTTCAGCTACTGAGCCCATAGACCAAGCACCATTGACATACATTGCAGCTTTTCCAGATGTGAATTGAGCTTTGGCATCATCTGCTGTTGTATTGAAAGCATTTTTAGATAAAAGACCAGCCGCTACTAGCGTTTCTATTTTTTTAGCAGCTTGAACGTAAGCCGCATCAGAGAATGTACCTTCGCCTTTATCGATCTTTCTTAAACCACCAGGCTCATGTCCCGTCGTTGCCATATCTAGCAATAATAGACCAGGCCATTTTTCTTTAGCGAATAATGCTAATGGTGTAATTCCTGCTGCACTGAAAGTTTCTACGGCAGTTAGATACTCATCAAAATTCTCTGGAACTTTTACATTATGTTCAGCGAACAAATCTTTGTTGTAATACATTAACCCTGCCCATTGACCAACGTTAGGAATCGTGTAAGATTTTCCGTCTTCATTCCATAACATTGCTTTAGAGCTTTCATTAAGTTTTGATTCAATGTCTAGCTCAGCAACGATGTCATCAAGTACAAGTAAGTTATCTGAGTTTTTGAATGTTTGAATTAATGCACTTGAAGCAAAGAAGATATCTGGTAGATTTCCTGCTGCTGCATAAGTTTTGATTTTTTGCTCGTCATCTTGACCAGCTACTTCAAATTCAATTTCTACTTCTGGCATTACTTCTTTTAGAGCATCTCTAGCAGCATCATATACGGCAATTTCCGCACCACTATATTGAGCATAAAACTTAAGTTTAATAGTTTCTTGTTTTACAGCCCCATCTGTTGTTTCATTGCCTTTGTCGTTATTTTTCGGCTGATTTACAGTTGTATTACCATTATTCGATCCACACGCTGAAACCAATAACGTCAAAATCATTACGACAATAAGTACACTGCTTTTGTTTAATAACTTTTTCATTGTTATCCCCCTTATGTGTTGTATACGTTTTCATTTTAGTTAATCTTTAATCATTATCACAGGGATAAATCCGCACTAATTTGTACTTTTCGTAATCTATTATTTATTCTTTACTGTAAATTCACTTGGCGTAAACCCCGTATGTTTTTTGAAACTTTTGCTGAAATAAGCCAAATCATTGTAACCGACTTGCTCAGCAATATAAGAAAGTTTGAAATTGTTTTCCTCCAATAGAATCCGCTTAGCTTGATTCATTCTTGTCTCAATTAGAAAATCATTGGCACTTATACCGATTCCCTCTTTGAATATTTTCAATAAATATCGTGGTTGAATAAATAATTGTCGAGAGATATCCTCGATTTTCAACTCACTATTCGCATAATTTTGCTCGATGATTTGCATTGCTTTAGTTAACAATTGCGAGGATTTCGTATTCTTCTGTTTTTTGGTAAGATCCAATGCACTCATATACAAATCTCCAATCCACTCCATCGCTATTTTAATGGAGCGCATCTTCTTTATCTCATCAATCGGTGAATAATTTACAGAAAACAAATTTTCTAATTTGTTATTACTTTCATTCAAATAAATCATAACGACTGATACAAGGCTCAACATCATCATTTGAACATTTTCGATTGAAACATTCATTTTCACGATATCCTGATGTATTTTTTCTAGTTCTCTATTAATCTTTTCTTTATCTTGTTTACGTAAACATTTAAGTAGTTCATCATTTAGATCGCTAGAATAAAAACCATTAGCAAGCTTAGTAGTCTCAAGTTCTGAGTAGTAGATTACATCTTTATCCGAGTATAATAGCTTATATTGAATAGCCAATAATGCTTCTAAGTATGATTTTTTTATATCCACTACACTTTCGTAAATTTCTCCAATACCAATATTAATATTGAAACGAAATCTTTTTTTCACCACATCATATAATTGTTGCATAGCAATCTCACTAACATTGTTGGTAGATGCAATATAATGACCAAAAGCAATTAAGATGACTTGATTCTCAGGGCCATAGAAAAAATACCGATCTCTTTCATTCGGAAATAAATCGGATAATATGTTATGAACGATATACTTTCTTAATTTCATTTCATTATCATCAATATCATTTTCTGTATTAATTTCAATACATAAACTTTGAAATCTACTTACTGGTTGTATATGAAAGAGTTCATTAAATTTATCTTTAAACATCGCTTCTTCTTTGGAAAGGTCATGACTGACCATGTAATATAGCAAACTATCCTTATTAAATTTAAGCTCGTTCTCGCGTTTAATATTTTCAAGTCGTTCTTGATCCAATTTGGATTTTACTTTTTGAATGGTTTGCAACAATTCTTCATCATTAAATGGCTTGAGGATATAATCATCTACGCCAATTTTCATCGCTTGGTGTATATAATCAAATTCATTATGCCCTGTCACCATGACAATAAATATAGATGGGTACAAATGCTTTATATTTTGCGCAACCTCTATTCCATTCATATAGGGCATATTAATATCTAGAAATACAATACTTGGCTCACTTTCTTCTATTAATGCCATCATCTCCATGCCATTTCTTGCTTCCCCACAACATTCGATCTCATACTTGTTCCAATCGATTACATTTCTAAAGTACGTTCTAAAGTGTGTCTCATCATCTGCAAAAACCATTTTAAACATGTTGCTCACCTCTCACATGATTAGGAATAATAATTGTTATTTGTGTACCTTCATTTTGCTTACTCTTAATTTTCAAACCATAGTTTTCACCAAAGTACAATTTAATTCTTTCATTGACACTTCGCATTCCGAAATGTTGCTCATGGGATTCGCTACTCATAATTTTTTGTAATTGAGTTTCTTCCATTCCTACACCATTGTCTGCCACAACAATATGAATAAGTTGTCCATCTATATATCCAGAAATATGAATACTTCCAAAACCTCTACTTTCTTTAAGTCCATGATAAATAGCATTTTCAACTAACGGTTGAAGTGTCAGCTTAGGAATAATATACTCTTTCAACTTTTCATCAACTGATATCGTAAAGTTAAATAAATCTGAATATCTCATTTGTTGAATGTATAGATAGCTATTCAAATTGTTAATCTCTTCACCTAATGTAATCAGTTCACGTCCGTTACTTAACGCAACACGATAAAAATCTCCTAATGCTTTTGTTGCTTTACTTGCTCGTTCACCATCACCTGACTTACAAAAAATGTAGATTAGTTCCAACGTATTGTAGAAGAAATGAGGCTTAATCTGCTCTTGAATAAGTGCTAATTCATATTCACGTTTCTTCGTCTGTTCTTCCTTAATACTTGTTAGCAAATCACTAATGCGAACGAGCATCATATTCAAACCTTTGCTTAGCACGCCAATCTCATCATATGAATCTACTTCTACTAACTTGTTCAAGTTACCATCGCGAATACGACTCATATGTTTGGCAAGAACAATAATCGGACTAGCTATTGATCTAGAAAGAATAATCGCTCCTATAATTGCAAGCACTAGCGCAAAAACAGCAACAATAACGATTAACCTAGATACTTTTAATATTTCACTCGTTAATTCATCGATACGAATTTCATTAATTAATCGCCAATCATGTGTTTCAAATATTAAAGAGGATTGAATGATTTCTTTGCCATCAGTATTGGTAGTATTCATGACATAACTATCTTGATGCTTCATTATTTCCCATCGACCATTGTCAACATAACTTAATATGTCTTCGGAATTGTTAGAGGAAATAATCATACCCTCTCCATCCACGATATAATAACCAGAGGAAGCTTCAATACCAATTGTATCGTAAACATTAGAAAGCGCTTTCTCATTTATGTTAACAAAGAGATAGCCCATTAGTTCCATCGTATTCGTATCTAATATTTTCTTCCCTAAGGTTAGAACAGGCTGGTCATTATCTAACGTCCAATAGTCTCTTGTTTGCATAGAAAACCAAACAATACTACCATTACTTTGCTCTACTTGCTCGAACATTTCACTTTTAATACCTTCAACAGTTCCTTCAACTAAAAGATTATCTGTTTTGTATATATAATAATTACGATCAATATATACAGCAGATTCTACTTCTGGAAAAATCATTTGAGCGTAGGCCAACCGATTTTCAACTTGATTGCGCAGCTCATAATCATCATTAATTAGTATCTCATTAGGTTTCTCAATAACAGGGGGGAGTTCCTTAAGTTTTACCTCCTTGTTAAGATCAAGCATCGCACTGATCGAGAAACTTTCTGCCTGATTAACAATACTATCAATTCTGGTAACAATTAATTTTGATTCATCTGCAACATTTTTTTCAGCTGTTTCAATGGTGGAATTCGAGTTAATAATTAAAGAAATACCACTTACAATAAGTAAAGGAATAATAACTAGTGGGAAATATATCATAATGATTTTGTAATATATTTTTTGCCTTTTAAACCAACTTACTTTTTTATTATTCATTGATTTCTCCTAATAAGAATTTTTTTATGAATGAATACTATTTTGCATATACTATATCAACATTAATTATTAATTAGCAATCGTAATGTATTATGACTTACGATAGTCATGAGTCGCTTACCATATTTTCGTGATAAAATAATTATAGTACTACATATAATAAGATCATATATAGAGACGTTGGATACATCTAAGGAGAGGAAGAACAACCATGGATAAATTAACAAAGCTTCAAGACTTGCTTCCTAATATTAGCGGACTACTTCCAGAGTGGGTGGAGCAAAGTAAATCATTGAGCCAATTCGGCAAGGTTGCTTCCTACATTCCAGAACTAGCAAAAGGAAATAAGGATGCTCTAGCAGTCCATATGCTTGATGCTCACGGTAATGAAGTTAGCGTCGGTGATGTCAATACCGTATTCACTTTGCAAAGTATTTCAAAAGTGTTCACCTTATTGCTCGCTTTAATGGATAACGGTGAAGAGATTGTGTTTAATAAAGTTGGAATGGAGCCGACTGGCGATAGTTTCAACTCTATGTTAAAACTTGAGCTTGTTCAACCAGGCATTCCATTCAATCCATTAATAAACGCTGGAGCTATCGCTATCTCCTCGCTTATTCAAGGCGATTCACAGCAACATAAGCTTGAACGTGTACTTCATTTTTTCCGTAAATTAGCTCATAATGACTCCCTACAATATAATGAAAATGTGTATCAGTCAGAATTACAATCCGCTGATCTAAATCGATCTATGGCTTATTTTTTGAAAGATAATGGTGTGCTAGAACATAGCGTGGACGAGGTATTAGATGTATACTTCCATCATTGCTCGATTGATGTTACTTGCAAGGACCTTTCAAGAATGGCGTTAATTCTTGCTTACAATGGCACCGACCCAATTACCCGTGAAGAAATTGTACCTAAGCGTTATGTGCAAATCGCCAAATCATTTATGGTGACATGTGGAATGTACAATGCTTCAGGTCAATTCGCTATTCAAGTTGGTCTACCTGCTAAAAGTGGGGTGGCCGGTGGAATTCTTACGTTAGTTCAAGGTTCAATTGGAATTGGTGTTATCGGTCCTGCACTGAATAACAAAGGAAACAGTATTGCAGGTGTTGATCTATTAGAGAAGTTATCCTCGCATTATGATCTAAGCATGTTCTAAATAAAAAGCGTCGAGTGAATAGAATTTCTTCTACGAACTCGACGCTTTTTTACTTGGCATCCAAAACGATTTGTCCTTGTACAAGCTTTCGATATAAACCGTCTTCACGAAGTAACTGCTCATGTGAACCTTGTTGCTGCAATTGACCATCTTGTAGCACAATAATTTTGTCCGCTTGACGAATCGTATTCAATCGATGGGCGATAACAAATGAAGTTCGACCGTTCATTAATCGTTCTAGTGCTTCTTGTATTTTGATTTCTGTTACAGTATCAATACTGCTCGTAGCTTCATCAAGCACCAGAATAGAAGGATTTGCGATAAGCGCTCTAGCAATGGCTATCAATTGCTTCTGCCCTTGACTGATTCCCGCTCCACCTAATTTCAATGTAGTAGAATAGCCATCCTTCAGCCTCATAATAAAGGAATGGGCATTTGCAAGCTTAGCGGCTTCAATTACTTGATCTGAAGTGGCATCCAATCGACCATAACGAATATTTTCCATAATCGTTCCTTCGAATAGATACGGATCCTGCAAGACAAACGCCATATTAGAGCGTAAACTTTCACGCTTAATACTCGAAATTGGTCTACCATCAATAAGTATGCTGCCACTACTCGGTTCATAAAACCTTGACAATAGAGAGATCAATGTAGTCTTACCTGCTCCAGTTGGACCAACGAATGCAACGGTCTCGCCTGGTTGCACAGTAAAACTAATATTAGAAATCGTACTTCTACCCTCTTCATACTCGAAACAAACTTTATCGAATTCTACTTTACCGTCTATTGCTTCAACAGATGAAGCAGACTGCTCATCTGTATTTTCCTTCGGCTCATCAAGAATTTGAAATACACGTTCTGCACCCGCAATAGCCGATAATAATGTATTCCACTGATTGGCAAGATCATTAAGTGGTCTTGTAAATTGTCTCGCATACTCCGCGAAAATAATAATTACTCCTACAGTTATCGCATCGGTCCATAATGTCAGTAATGCACCTACACCAACAATTAATGCAAAACTTAACGAATTTAGACCATTCATTAATTTGGGGATAAATCCAGAAATCGCTTGTGCCCAGTATCCCGATAATCTTATTTTTTCATTACGTTCTTGAAATTGCGAGATCACGACATTTTCTTGTGAGAATGACTTAATAATCTTCTGCCCCGATAACGTTTCTTCGACAAATCCATTTAACGCTCCGAGATTACGTTGTTGTACTCTGAACAATCGGCTTGTTCGACCAGATATCCAGCGCATTCCAAAGAACATTAATGGAATAACGCAAAACGTAAGTAATGTAAGAATTGGGCTTAATAACAACATAACGACTATAATACCGACAAGCATTAGTGTACTCGAACAAATTTGAATAAATGAGCTATTCATCGATGAACTTATATTATCGATATCATTCGTAGCACGACTCATAAGATCTCCTTGCTGTCGTTTGGTGAAAAAAGGGATCGGCAACCGATGAAATTGACGGAATAGATCATGGCGCATACGATAAACGGTTTGTTGCGAAATCGTAATCATCCATATATTTTGTAGCCAATTGACTAATGCATGTAATCCATATACGCCCGCCATTAATAAGAGAATACCGAGTATACCTTCCTGATTACCAACAATATAATTATCAATTGTATAACCGACTAGATAAGGTCCTAATAATGAGAACCCTGTAGCCAGCACAATCATAATCAATACAGAAATTAAACCGACTCGATAAGTAGCAAGATACCCCCATATTCGGCGTAATGTCGCTGGCATTTTATCAGGTCGCTTCACCTTCATAGGCGCTCGACCTGGTGCACCACCTAATCCCAATCCTTTCAGTTTTGTATCTTTAACACTGGAATTACTTTCTTCTTCTCTGGCTAGTAAAGAGGAAGGAGACTCATATTGAAATGGAATCATGAATTGTTTCTTCCAATATACAAGCTTCATCTTCCACTTATTAACTGAGCTGAACTGATACTCGGACATGAATCATCCCTCCTATCTACCGATTGCGATTGATAGATCCTCTGGTACAAAGATGAGCGCATTAACAATTCATCATGCTGCCCTTCTGCAATGACTCTTCCATCATCAATAATAAGAATTCGATCTGCCATTGCTGTAGAACTCATTTTTTGAGTGACGAGTAATACTGTACAACTTAATTGTCGAATCGCTGCTAACAATTTATTTTCAGTTTCCACATCAAGTGCACTAGTACAATCATCTAATAGTAAGATTTGTGGCTTACGCACTAATGCTCTTGCAATACTCATCCTCTGTTTCTGGCCTCCAGAAAGATTCACACCCTTTTGTCCAATAAGCGTATCGTACCCTTGAGGTAATTTCATAATCGTCTCATGGATTTGCGCCATTCTAGCCGCATCGATAACTTCATCCATCGTTGCATCTCTTTTTCCCCATCTAATATTTTCTGTAACTGTTCCTGTGAAGAGCAGTACCTCTTGTGGTACATAGCCAATATTAGAACGAAGTTGATGGAAGGAGTAATCGGTAATAAGTTGATGATCAACGGTAATGATTCCTTCATTCACTTCATACATTCGAGGAATTAATTGTAATAAACTAGATTTACCCGACCCTGTAGACCCCATAATAGCAAGCATCTCACCTTCATCAACTTCAAAAGTAATATCCTGTAACGTCTTAAGCTCAGATTGCGGATATGAGAAATTAACGGATGAAAAGTTAATATGTCCTGCAAGTTTTTGAATTGGTTCCTTATGTTCATCATTTTCATCAGAACGAACATTATCATTCTTTGCAACTTGAAATACTTCATCAATTCGATTCATTGACGCCGCAGCACGCGATATATTCGTAACAATCATCGAGATCATCGATAGTGCACCTGATATCCGCAACGCATAATTGACTATAGCAACGATGTCACCAACAGTTACTAGCTTTCCTGCATTAATTTGTTCTCGCGCTACCCATATCACTAGTAGAATACAACCATTAACAAGGATAATTACTATCGGCATCGTAAGTTCGGCAAGTCGTAATGTCGCGATCGTACGATCTCTTAGTTGCGTATTTTGTTGCTCAAAACGATTATTTTCATGATCCATTCTTACGAATACACGAATTAAGCGAATACTCATTAAGCTTTGCTGCATCACACGGTTTACATGATCAAGTTTTTCCTGAACTAATCGGAACAATTTATTATTGCGAAGCATTACCCATGCTAGAAAAACGGCTAATATCGGAAAAGCAATGAGTAAATATATCGCAAGTGAAGGATTAATAATAAATGCCATCAACATACACCCAATAACAAGTAATGGCGCTCTTAACATAATGCGCATTCCCATAAAGACCGCATTTTGCACCTGAGTGACATCATTAGTCATTCTCGTCATTAGTGAAGCTTCTTGAAAGTGACTGAATGTATGAAAGCTCATCTTTTGTACCCGTTCATAAAGCGATTGCCTAATATCATATCCAAAGTTTTGACTGACATGGGCAGAGTAAAAAGAACCAATAATTCCGATAATAAATGCGAGTAACGTCGTACCAAGTAAGATGCCTCCCCACATTATCATAGCGTTCATATTTCCAGCGACGATGCCATCATCAATAACTTTTGACATCATGAAAGGCTGAAAAACTTCAATAAGCAATTCAATTAGCATCATACTAACTGCAATACCAACAAAAAATTTATAGGTTCGAAGAAAGCTTATTAACGTACGCATCGTAGTTACTCCTCTCTGAAGTTATTGCTATTATTGAATTTTAAAATGGATCATGATAGTAATATTATCCATCAGTACCTTTATTATAACGATTTAAACCGTAAACTTGAATAGTATTTTTATATTTCTAAATATCTTAATCTAGAGATATTAACGATTAATTTTCATTATCGCCAGATGCTTCTGGACATAATTCTATTGTAATCTTGCAAGTGTTACATATATAAGGAAGCCATTTGGTATAGGTATTGGCATAAAACACGAAAAAAACCAGTGCTGGCA includes:
- the glsA gene encoding glutaminase A; protein product: MDKLTKLQDLLPNISGLLPEWVEQSKSLSQFGKVASYIPELAKGNKDALAVHMLDAHGNEVSVGDVNTVFTLQSISKVFTLLLALMDNGEEIVFNKVGMEPTGDSFNSMLKLELVQPGIPFNPLINAGAIAISSLIQGDSQQHKLERVLHFFRKLAHNDSLQYNENVYQSELQSADLNRSMAYFLKDNGVLEHSVDEVLDVYFHHCSIDVTCKDLSRMALILAYNGTDPITREEIVPKRYVQIAKSFMVTCGMYNASGQFAIQVGLPAKSGVAGGILTLVQGSIGIGVIGPALNNKGNSIAGVDLLEKLSSHYDLSMF
- a CDS encoding extracellular solute-binding protein, whose product is MKKLLNKSSVLIVVMILTLLVSACGSNNGNTTVNQPKNNDKGNETTDGAVKQETIKLKFYAQYSGAEIAVYDAARDALKEVMPEVEIEFEVAGQDDEQKIKTYAAAGNLPDIFFASSALIQTFKNSDNLLVLDDIVAELDIESKLNESSKAMLWNEDGKSYTIPNVGQWAGLMYYNKDLFAEHNVKVPENFDEYLTAVETFSAAGITPLALFAKEKWPGLLLLDMATTGHEPGGLRKIDKGEGTFSDAAYVQAAKKIETLVAAGLLSKNAFNTTADDAKAQFTSGKAAMYVNGAWSMGSVAEVMGDSVGILYTPFSDAGQEEAVKWNVSGGGFNQGFSVAKNTKHPEVASKYAALFALEFAKQRVLLLADPNSILVEEVVPVNGLTPLQQQYADDSKNFKTMTSFAWGIENAKLKTEAEDIAQVLLSGESADKVVEKMVKAIENSRK
- a CDS encoding ABC transporter ATP-binding protein/permease; amino-acid sequence: MRTLISFLRTYKFFVGIAVSMMLIELLIEVFQPFMMSKVIDDGIVAGNMNAMIMWGGILLGTTLLAFIIGIIGSFYSAHVSQNFGYDIRQSLYERVQKMSFHTFSHFQEASLMTRMTNDVTQVQNAVFMGMRIMLRAPLLVIGCMLMAFIINPSLAIYLLIAFPILAVFLAWVMLRNNKLFRLVQEKLDHVNRVMQQSLMSIRLIRVFVRMDHENNRFEQQNTQLRDRTIATLRLAELTMPIVIILVNGCILLVIWVAREQINAGKLVTVGDIVAIVNYALRISGALSMISMIVTNISRAAASMNRIDEVFQVAKNDNVRSDENDEHKEPIQKLAGHINFSSVNFSYPQSELKTLQDITFEVDEGEMLAIMGSTGSGKSSLLQLIPRMYEVNEGIITVDHQLITDYSFHQLRSNIGYVPQEVLLFTGTVTENIRWGKRDATMDEVIDAARMAQIHETIMKLPQGYDTLIGQKGVNLSGGQKQRMSIARALVRKPQILLLDDCTSALDVETENKLLAAIRQLSCTVLLVTQKMSSTAMADRILIIDDGRVIAEGQHDELLMRSSLYQRIYQSQSVDRRDDSCPSISSAQLISGR
- a CDS encoding sensor histidine kinase; the encoded protein is MNNKKVSWFKRQKIYYKIIMIYFPLVIIPLLIVSGISLIINSNSTIETAEKNVADESKLIVTRIDSIVNQAESFSISAMLDLNKEVKLKELPPVIEKPNEILINDDYELRNQVENRLAYAQMIFPEVESAVYIDRNYYIYKTDNLLVEGTVEGIKSEMFEQVEQSNGSIVWFSMQTRDYWTLDNDQPVLTLGKKILDTNTMELMGYLFVNINEKALSNVYDTIGIEASSGYYIVDGEGMIISSNNSEDILSYVDNGRWEIMKHQDSYVMNTTNTDGKEIIQSSLIFETHDWRLINEIRIDELTSEILKVSRLIVIVAVFALVLAIIGAIILSRSIASPIIVLAKHMSRIRDGNLNKLVEVDSYDEIGVLSKGLNMMLVRISDLLTSIKEEQTKKREYELALIQEQIKPHFFYNTLELIYIFCKSGDGERASKATKALGDFYRVALSNGRELITLGEEINNLNSYLYIQQMRYSDLFNFTISVDEKLKEYIIPKLTLQPLVENAIYHGLKESRGFGSIHISGYIDGQLIHIVVADNGVGMEETQLQKIMSSESHEQHFGMRSVNERIKLYFGENYGLKIKSKQNEGTQITIIIPNHVRGEQHV
- a CDS encoding sugar ABC transporter permease produces the protein MTSKQKYNLAVIVFTVPTLIFFSVMVIFPILQTFQKSFFTWDGLSPAVFSGLDNYIRLLDDDDFWVSLKNGLIFALVLVVYQMGLGTLLAIALSNKKLKLRKLLRTSYFVPVVLSGVVVSQLWIAMYNAEGGLINSLFNLLGIDYQQSWLSDKNGSIWAIAFTNAWANIGIHLVLIYTAIKSIPEQLYEAATIDGASFWRSHWKITIPLLGETYKFCLIIAITGGLNAFQNMFVMTNGGPGNISYTLTFMMYKAAFRSGEYGYGSAAATLLVIECLLFTILINRFIAREKIVY
- a CDS encoding carbohydrate ABC transporter permease; amino-acid sequence: MKLNQFAKNTLVYGPLGLFFIVSIYPLVWLLFYSFKNNEEIFSTNVFGIPTEWRFENYTNAFNTFDLVGFFKNSMIVSIGTVILTVILSLMFSYAAARMRWKGSEIAKIFMTSGMFIPMQIILIPLLILVRDMHLSNSYFAVILPYVAFQLSFSTIIFYAFFKSLPYEIEESAAIDGASVYTIFFKIMLPLVKPAIASVSIFVFLFAWNEFLVALIMISDNTLKTLPLGLLYFQTQFGSDWGAMGAVMVISTIPTIVVYLLFSEQIEKALTVSSAVKG
- a CDS encoding ABC transporter ATP-binding protein/permease; its protein translation is MSEYQFSSVNKWKMKLVYWKKQFMIPFQYESPSSLLAREEESNSSVKDTKLKGLGLGGAPGRAPMKVKRPDKMPATLRRIWGYLATYRVGLISVLIMIVLATGFSLLGPYLVGYTIDNYIVGNQEGILGILLLMAGVYGLHALVNWLQNIWMITISQQTVYRMRHDLFRQFHRLPIPFFTKRQQGDLMSRATNDIDNISSSMNSSFIQICSSTLMLVGIIVVMLLLSPILTLLTFCVIPLMFFGMRWISGRTSRLFRVQQRNLGALNGFVEETLSGQKIIKSFSQENVVISQFQERNEKIRLSGYWAQAISGFIPKLMNGLNSLSFALIVGVGALLTLWTDAITVGVIIIFAEYARQFTRPLNDLANQWNTLLSAIAGAERVFQILDEPKENTDEQSASSVEAIDGKVEFDKVCFEYEEGRSTISNISFTVQPGETVAFVGPTGAGKTTLISLLSRFYEPSSGSILIDGRPISSIKRESLRSNMAFVLQDPYLFEGTIMENIRYGRLDATSDQVIEAAKLANAHSFIMRLKDGYSTTLKLGGAGISQGQKQLIAIARALIANPSILVLDEATSSIDTVTEIKIQEALERLMNGRTSFVIAHRLNTIRQADKIIVLQDGQLQQQGSHEQLLREDGLYRKLVQGQIVLDAK
- a CDS encoding response regulator, which gives rise to MFKMVFADDETHFRTYFRNVIDWNKYEIECCGEARNGMEMMALIEESEPSIVFLDINMPYMNGIEVAQNIKHLYPSIFIVMVTGHNEFDYIHQAMKIGVDDYILKPFNDEELLQTIQKVKSKLDQERLENIKRENELKFNKDSLLYYMVSHDLSKEEAMFKDKFNELFHIQPVSRFQSLCIEINTENDIDDNEMKLRKYIVHNILSDLFPNERDRYFFYGPENQVILIAFGHYIASTNNVSEIAMQQLYDVVKKRFRFNINIGIGEIYESVVDIKKSYLEALLAIQYKLLYSDKDVIYYSELETTKLANGFYSSDLNDELLKCLRKQDKEKINRELEKIHQDIVKMNVSIENVQMMMLSLVSVVMIYLNESNNKLENLFSVNYSPIDEIKKMRSIKIAMEWIGDLYMSALDLTKKQKNTKSSQLLTKAMQIIEQNYANSELKIEDISRQLFIQPRYLLKIFKEGIGISANDFLIETRMNQAKRILLEENNFKLSYIAEQVGYNDLAYFSKSFKKHTGFTPSEFTVKNK